A genomic window from Glaciihabitans sp. INWT7 includes:
- a CDS encoding AAA family ATPase: MPVDAGFDRFPIRRIEGHPLNALARDAWPATLAPVAHLLDHGLDLGPATVFVGENGSGKSTLVEAIGLAYGLSPEGGSVGAHHSTRASESELWDHLQVVRNAGATKRGYFLRAETMHGFFTYLEGNPSPFREDIRFHERSHGESFLDLVEDRFTGAGLWLLDEPESALSFSGCLALVGILTRLLDSGKSQVIMSTHSPLLASLAGATIYEVGDWGLHTSSWEDLPLVLNWQAFLSAPEQYLRHLR, from the coding sequence GTGCCCGTCGACGCAGGGTTCGACCGCTTCCCGATCCGCCGGATCGAGGGACACCCCCTCAATGCCCTGGCGAGGGATGCCTGGCCGGCCACACTCGCGCCGGTGGCCCACCTGCTCGATCATGGCCTCGATCTCGGACCGGCCACGGTCTTCGTCGGCGAAAACGGATCGGGCAAGTCCACCCTGGTAGAAGCGATCGGGCTGGCCTACGGGCTCTCCCCCGAAGGCGGATCCGTCGGCGCGCATCACAGCACCCGGGCATCCGAGTCCGAGCTCTGGGACCACCTCCAGGTCGTGCGAAATGCCGGAGCCACCAAGCGCGGATACTTCCTCCGCGCGGAGACGATGCACGGGTTCTTCACCTACCTCGAGGGGAATCCGAGTCCGTTCCGGGAGGACATCCGCTTTCATGAGAGATCACACGGCGAATCCTTCCTCGATCTGGTGGAGGATCGCTTCACGGGCGCGGGCCTCTGGCTGCTCGACGAGCCGGAATCGGCGCTGTCGTTCTCGGGCTGCCTCGCACTCGTCGGCATCCTCACTCGTCTCCTCGACTCCGGAAAGTCCCAGGTGATCATGTCGACCCATTCGCCGCTTCTCGCGTCGCTTGCGGGCGCGACGATCTATGAGGTGGGCGACTGGGGGCTGCATACCAGCTCGTGGGAAGACCTGCCCCTGGTGCTCAACTGGCAGGCTTTCCTCAGTGCGCCGGAACAGTACCTGCGCCATCTTCGGTGA
- a CDS encoding NADP-dependent oxidoreductase has product MTPLASSRQWHLAKRPTGTPTTDDVRFVTVELPPLAENEVRVQNEFISVDPYMRGRMNDVKSYVPPYQLDRAMDADAVGRVIESRSPDLPVGQLVQHFQGWRDVAQGDASRFTARDEVPGVASSVYLSALGLTGMTAWVGLLVIAGMKPGDTVFVSGAAGAVGSAVGQIARLRGSGRVIGSAGTDEKVALLTSRYGFDAAFNYKSGKVSRMLHEAAPDGIDVYFDNVGGDHLEAAIFAFNDGGRAAICGAISSYNSERAEPGPRNLAMLISKGLTLKGFTIPSYQHHAPEFFREMTPLVASGEFVFDETVIDGVDQAFDAWLRLMRGENTGKMLVRVDGDA; this is encoded by the coding sequence ATGACCCCCCTTGCGTCCAGCCGCCAATGGCACCTGGCTAAACGGCCCACCGGCACCCCCACCACTGATGATGTGAGATTCGTCACCGTGGAGCTGCCCCCTCTCGCCGAGAACGAGGTGCGGGTGCAGAACGAATTCATCTCGGTCGACCCGTACATGCGCGGTCGCATGAACGACGTCAAGAGTTACGTTCCGCCGTACCAGCTCGACCGGGCGATGGATGCCGACGCGGTGGGCCGCGTAATCGAATCCCGCTCCCCCGATCTGCCGGTCGGCCAGCTGGTGCAGCACTTCCAGGGCTGGCGTGATGTCGCCCAGGGCGACGCGAGCCGGTTCACCGCTCGCGACGAGGTGCCGGGCGTCGCGTCATCCGTCTACCTGAGTGCTCTCGGACTCACCGGCATGACGGCGTGGGTCGGGTTGCTGGTGATCGCCGGGATGAAGCCCGGAGACACGGTATTCGTCTCGGGCGCGGCCGGTGCCGTCGGCTCCGCCGTGGGCCAGATCGCGCGCCTTCGCGGGTCGGGCCGGGTGATCGGCAGTGCGGGCACAGACGAGAAGGTGGCGCTTCTCACAAGCCGTTACGGCTTCGATGCCGCCTTCAACTACAAGAGCGGGAAGGTGTCGCGGATGCTGCACGAGGCGGCTCCCGACGGAATCGACGTGTACTTCGACAATGTGGGTGGCGATCATCTCGAGGCGGCGATCTTCGCCTTCAACGACGGCGGTCGGGCGGCTATCTGCGGAGCGATCAGTTCCTACAACTCCGAGCGGGCCGAGCCCGGTCCGCGCAATCTCGCCATGCTCATCTCCAAGGGGCTCACTCTCAAAGGATTCACCATCCCGAGCTACCAGCACCATGCCCCCGAGTTCTTCCGCGAGATGACCCCGCTGGTCGCCTCCGGCGAGTTCGTCTTCGACGAGACGGTGATCGATGGCGTAGATCAGGCGTTCGACGCCTGGCTGAGACTGATGCGCGGGGAGAACACCGGCAAGATGCTGGTGCGAGTCGACGGAGACGCCTGA
- a CDS encoding SDR family oxidoreductase, producing the protein MPVIAIIGAGPGLGAAVARRFGREGFSIALISRNQSKLDAMAAELTAGGLTARGYAADVLAPAELEDALTRAAAELGPITAVQYSPLPSREYLKPVLDLTPELAQEALQFSALGLIRAVRAVLPSMRQAGSGSVILVNGGTSVKARDDFAGTSVAFPAESAYGEMLHDALEGEGIRVAQLVIPGGIPRLQLANGIDDVADRIWDLHAVAGPFRTMLIPLEDGRE; encoded by the coding sequence GTGCCTGTCATCGCCATCATCGGAGCTGGACCGGGACTCGGAGCTGCGGTAGCGCGACGATTCGGCCGCGAAGGCTTCTCGATAGCCCTGATCTCGAGAAACCAATCGAAGCTCGACGCCATGGCCGCGGAGCTCACCGCGGGCGGCTTGACCGCGCGCGGTTACGCCGCGGACGTGCTGGCACCAGCCGAGCTCGAAGACGCCCTTACGCGTGCAGCGGCAGAGCTCGGACCCATCACTGCGGTGCAGTACAGCCCGCTCCCGTCGCGTGAATATCTGAAGCCGGTGCTCGACCTGACTCCGGAGCTGGCGCAGGAAGCACTGCAGTTCTCGGCCCTCGGACTGATTCGGGCGGTGCGTGCGGTCCTGCCGTCGATGCGTCAGGCCGGGAGCGGCAGCGTCATCCTGGTCAACGGAGGCACCTCAGTGAAGGCACGCGACGACTTCGCAGGCACATCGGTCGCATTCCCGGCCGAGAGTGCCTACGGTGAGATGCTCCACGACGCACTCGAGGGGGAAGGCATCCGTGTCGCGCAACTGGTGATCCCGGGAGGCATCCCCCGGCTTCAGCTCGCCAATGGCATCGACGACGTCGCCGATCGCATCTGGGACCTCCACGCCGTCGCGGGTCCGTTCCGCACCATGCTCATCCCTCTCGAGGACGGCAGAGAGTAG
- a CDS encoding NAD-dependent epimerase/dehydratase family protein: MRAVILGGTGAIGGAAAARLAASGCEVEVTGRNPASMPAELPARGVHFHSIERSDVEAIGRLVGDDSALLVDLLAYRAADVRALLPAMGSVGSTVIISTRAVYVDADGRHVNGHDAPRFPVPITESMPTVRPADGVDPFSREGYAPSKVAVEQVALGSGLPITVIRPSKVHGRWARNPRTRSFVESMMRGEQKIELAARGESIDHLTAASNTAALIATVATLPGARILNSADPDAPSAEQIVRAIALRVGWNGALDLLGGAADPLRGRHPWMTAHPIVLDTSASTRLGYAPAGTGLALLAEEIDWIAAQ; this comes from the coding sequence GTGCGGGCAGTGATTCTGGGCGGGACGGGCGCCATCGGGGGCGCCGCCGCCGCGAGGTTGGCAGCCAGCGGGTGCGAGGTCGAGGTGACCGGTCGCAACCCCGCGTCGATGCCGGCAGAGCTGCCCGCACGGGGCGTCCATTTCCACTCGATCGAGCGGAGCGACGTCGAGGCGATCGGAAGGCTCGTCGGCGACGACTCGGCCCTCCTCGTCGATCTGCTCGCCTACCGCGCCGCAGACGTGCGAGCGCTGCTGCCGGCGATGGGATCGGTCGGAAGCACAGTGATCATCTCCACCAGAGCGGTCTACGTCGATGCGGATGGCCGCCACGTCAACGGGCATGATGCGCCCCGGTTTCCTGTGCCGATAACCGAAAGCATGCCGACCGTGCGGCCAGCAGACGGCGTCGACCCCTTCAGCCGCGAGGGATACGCGCCATCGAAGGTCGCCGTCGAGCAAGTCGCGTTGGGCAGCGGTCTTCCGATCACGGTCATCCGCCCGTCCAAGGTCCACGGGCGGTGGGCGCGCAACCCGCGCACTCGCTCATTCGTCGAGTCGATGATGAGAGGCGAGCAGAAGATTGAGCTTGCGGCGCGTGGAGAGAGCATCGACCATCTGACCGCGGCTTCCAACACGGCGGCCCTGATCGCCACTGTCGCCACGCTGCCGGGCGCTCGGATTCTCAACAGCGCTGACCCCGATGCCCCGTCGGCAGAGCAGATCGTTCGAGCGATCGCCCTGCGCGTGGGCTGGAACGGCGCGCTCGACCTCCTGGGTGGCGCGGCAGATCCGTTGCGTGGCCGGCACCCGTGGATGACGGCGCATCCGATCGTGCTGGATACGAGCGCGTCGACCCGACTGGGATACGCGCCCGCGGGCACCGGTCTGGCTCTGCTCGCGGAGGAAATCGATTGGATCGCGGCTCAGTGA
- a CDS encoding NAD(P)/FAD-dependent oxidoreductase has translation MLEHVRVAVIGSGFAGLGMAIQLSRHGIDDFVVVERAGEVGGTWRDNTYPGAACDIRSDLYSFSFAPAFDWKFRYGRQPEILAYLRSTADEFGIRSRIRFDSELLDATWDGSASLWRLRTSTGDFTASVLVSGAGPLIDPVWPQIPGIDGFTGERFHSSRWRHDIDLAGLRVAVIGTGASAIQFVPEVQKAAGELTVFQRTPAWIVPRGDAPTTARRARLFRRLPILRRAARAWVFRSAEARFAGFRSAAIGGLIQRFAAGYLHSQVTDPGLRAKLTPAYRIGCKRILVSSDFYRAMTRSNVTLVTDAIVSVEGREVVTADGERREFDVLIAGTGFNATEPSVARLVRGIDGVTLAEAWSPHMEALHGTTVAGFPNLFLLVGPNSALGHNSIVYIIEAQIDYVLKALEAMRARGAASVVPTPEAQERYNRRVQADLADSVWVSGGCSSYYLDSGGRNTTLWPHRAALFRSSVRHFDSSEYRFEQQLVAFES, from the coding sequence ATGCTCGAACATGTGAGGGTCGCCGTCATCGGCTCGGGGTTCGCCGGACTCGGCATGGCCATCCAGCTCAGTCGGCACGGCATCGACGACTTCGTGGTCGTGGAACGAGCGGGCGAAGTCGGGGGCACCTGGCGGGACAACACCTATCCGGGAGCCGCCTGCGACATCCGCAGCGACCTGTATTCGTTCTCTTTTGCTCCGGCGTTCGACTGGAAGTTCCGCTACGGCCGCCAGCCCGAGATCCTCGCCTACCTTCGATCGACTGCCGACGAGTTCGGAATCCGATCGCGAATACGGTTCGACTCGGAACTCCTCGACGCGACCTGGGATGGTTCGGCGTCCCTCTGGAGGCTGCGCACCAGCACCGGCGACTTCACCGCCTCGGTGCTCGTGTCCGGTGCCGGTCCGCTGATCGATCCGGTGTGGCCGCAGATCCCCGGTATCGACGGGTTCACGGGCGAGCGCTTCCATTCGTCCCGCTGGCGGCACGACATCGACCTCGCGGGCCTCAGGGTCGCCGTGATCGGCACCGGGGCATCCGCCATCCAGTTCGTGCCGGAAGTACAGAAGGCGGCCGGCGAACTCACGGTGTTCCAGCGCACACCGGCCTGGATCGTGCCGCGGGGGGATGCTCCCACCACCGCGCGCCGCGCCAGGCTGTTCCGGCGATTGCCCATACTCCGCCGCGCTGCACGGGCGTGGGTGTTCCGGTCTGCGGAAGCGCGGTTCGCGGGATTCCGCAGCGCGGCTATCGGTGGACTCATCCAGCGATTCGCGGCCGGCTACCTGCACAGCCAGGTCACGGATCCCGGCCTGCGCGCGAAGTTGACCCCGGCCTACCGCATCGGCTGCAAGCGCATCCTCGTCTCGAGCGACTTCTACCGGGCGATGACCCGGTCCAACGTGACACTCGTCACCGACGCGATCGTCTCCGTGGAGGGACGCGAGGTCGTCACGGCGGATGGCGAACGGCGGGAGTTCGACGTCCTCATCGCAGGAACGGGGTTCAACGCGACGGAACCCTCGGTCGCCCGCCTCGTGCGAGGGATAGACGGCGTCACCCTCGCCGAGGCGTGGTCTCCGCACATGGAGGCACTTCACGGCACCACCGTCGCGGGCTTTCCGAACCTGTTCCTTCTCGTCGGACCGAATTCCGCGCTCGGTCACAACAGCATCGTCTACATCATCGAGGCGCAGATCGACTATGTGCTCAAGGCACTCGAGGCGATGCGGGCGCGCGGCGCGGCATCCGTGGTGCCCACCCCCGAAGCCCAGGAGCGGTACAACCGGCGTGTGCAGGCCGACCTCGCGGACTCGGTCTGGGTGAGCGGCGGATGCTCGAGCTACTATCTCGACTCCGGGGGCAGGAACACCACACTCTGGCCGCACCGGGCGGCGCTGTTCCGCAGTTCGGTGCGCCATTTCGACAGCTCCGAATACCGTTTCGAGCAACAGCTGGTTGCCTTCGAGAGCTGA
- a CDS encoding putative protein N(5)-glutamine methyltransferase has translation MTVDEVVAHLRAAGCVFAEDEAALLIAAASSPAELRQLVDRRVSGIPLEHILGWVEFCGLRIAVGPGVFVPRQRTAFLVQQAIALSAPDAMVLDLCCGAGAIGAAIASRLPGIDLYTADIDPAAVASARLNIPASRVFEGDLFEPLPRQLRGRIDILVANTPYVPTDAVALMPPEARLFEARLALDGGIDGLDVQRRVAEAAPLWLARGGHLFVESSEEQAELSAAVFEAAGLGASISHSDELYSTVVIGTLS, from the coding sequence ATGACGGTCGACGAGGTGGTCGCGCACTTACGCGCCGCGGGATGCGTCTTCGCGGAAGACGAGGCGGCACTGCTCATCGCGGCGGCATCCTCCCCCGCCGAGTTGAGACAGCTGGTCGACAGGCGCGTCTCGGGGATCCCCCTCGAGCACATCCTCGGCTGGGTGGAGTTCTGCGGCCTGCGCATCGCCGTTGGCCCGGGAGTCTTCGTGCCACGCCAGCGCACCGCCTTCCTGGTGCAACAGGCCATCGCTCTCTCCGCGCCGGATGCCATGGTGCTCGATCTGTGTTGCGGAGCGGGCGCGATCGGGGCCGCGATCGCGTCGCGGCTACCGGGAATCGACCTGTATACCGCCGATATCGACCCGGCGGCGGTCGCGAGCGCTCGTCTCAACATTCCCGCCTCCCGCGTCTTCGAGGGCGACCTGTTCGAGCCCCTGCCGCGACAGTTGCGGGGGCGCATCGACATCCTCGTGGCGAACACCCCCTATGTGCCGACGGATGCGGTGGCCCTGATGCCCCCGGAGGCGCGTCTCTTCGAAGCCCGACTCGCCCTCGACGGCGGGATCGACGGACTGGACGTGCAGCGTCGCGTCGCGGAGGCCGCACCCCTGTGGCTCGCCCGCGGCGGCCACCTGTTCGTGGAATCGAGCGAAGAACAGGCCGAGCTCAGTGCGGCCGTGTTCGAGGCCGCGGGACTCGGCGCATCGATCTCGCACTCTGACGAGCTCTATTCGACCGTGGTGATCGGCACGCTGTCGTAG
- a CDS encoding VOC family protein, whose product MALRLEEIVVDCRDCVSLARWWRAATGWQIVGEDSGAIELAQAPGHTPTILFVEVSDLQRGKNRLHLDWVPDDQQAEVERLIGLGASRVEIGQGSTSWVVMADPEGNEFCVLAAR is encoded by the coding sequence ATGGCTCTTCGTCTGGAGGAAATTGTTGTCGACTGCCGTGATTGTGTCTCGCTCGCCCGGTGGTGGCGCGCCGCCACCGGCTGGCAGATCGTGGGCGAGGACAGTGGCGCGATAGAGCTGGCTCAAGCCCCGGGACACACGCCAACCATCTTGTTTGTGGAGGTATCCGACCTCCAGCGGGGAAAGAACCGGCTCCATCTCGACTGGGTGCCCGACGACCAGCAGGCGGAGGTCGAGCGTCTTATCGGCCTCGGCGCCAGCCGCGTCGAGATCGGTCAGGGAAGCACGTCCTGGGTGGTCATGGCAGACCCGGAGGGAAACGAGTTCTGCGTGCTTGCCGCGCGGTAG
- a CDS encoding DUF3566 domain-containing protein has product MEAILSSIADRLAQKSSGRSGPVKQVRLHLVYLNVRTALLVSLLVGVVLAAFTILLGSVGWVVLTRTGSLDQLASVVAGEGTNGINVKSLLSFNRVFELCALLGLANVVVTTIFGAVSAVLYNLVVRLTGGVFVGFTNQ; this is encoded by the coding sequence GTGGAGGCCATCCTGAGCAGCATTGCCGACAGGCTTGCACAGAAGTCCAGCGGTCGCTCCGGGCCGGTCAAACAGGTGCGATTGCATCTCGTCTACCTGAATGTGAGGACCGCCCTCCTGGTATCCCTGCTCGTCGGAGTGGTTCTCGCAGCGTTCACGATCCTCCTCGGTTCGGTGGGGTGGGTCGTCCTCACCCGCACCGGCTCTCTCGACCAGCTGGCCAGTGTCGTCGCGGGAGAAGGAACCAACGGCATCAACGTGAAATCGTTGCTCAGCTTCAATCGGGTATTCGAACTGTGCGCACTGCTCGGGCTGGCGAATGTCGTCGTCACCACGATCTTCGGTGCGGTGAGCGCGGTGCTCTACAACCTGGTTGTGCGGCTCACCGGCGGTGTGTTCGTCGGATTCACCAACCAGTAG
- a CDS encoding PASTA domain-containing protein yields the protein MSERFAERATVPDVVGLPFHVGRDLAAESGVSLANPDPDGPPIGGLAWPGLFYITSQHPSAGTVVYQWDSVSVEIVGYGEAETGALRNSPGAPPADVAHATPESTDFVDLSSTDIVSP from the coding sequence ATGAGCGAGCGGTTTGCAGAGCGGGCCACGGTGCCGGATGTCGTCGGGCTGCCGTTCCATGTCGGCCGTGACCTGGCCGCCGAGTCCGGCGTCTCTCTTGCGAACCCCGATCCTGATGGACCACCGATCGGTGGTCTCGCGTGGCCAGGATTGTTCTACATCACCTCGCAGCACCCGTCCGCGGGCACTGTCGTCTACCAGTGGGATTCCGTCTCTGTCGAGATCGTCGGTTATGGCGAGGCCGAGACGGGCGCGCTTCGCAACTCGCCGGGGGCGCCGCCGGCGGATGTGGCGCATGCCACACCAGAATCCACGGATTTCGTCGACTTGTCCTCGACCGACATCGTTTCCCCCTGA
- a CDS encoding alpha/beta fold hydrolase has translation MSETVNPIDGTRIAFDVRGEGTPVLLVHGSALSRSIWRGFGYVAALQDRYRVIAIDLRGHGRSGKPHETEAYRMPLVLADILAVLDAVEAPAAHLFGYSFGARAGFSLADSHPHRLLSLISAGGTYRAPGGSVSELFFPGYDGALGAGGMRGFLDGWAAHAGAPIDPQTSAAFLANDPLALRAYFRRVELEPGIPDARLAELAVPTLLLAGTRDHERYLDSERAATLMPNATFRALPGRTHGNTLRPAAEVLDAVIPFLASLD, from the coding sequence GTGAGTGAAACGGTGAACCCGATCGACGGCACGCGGATCGCGTTCGATGTGCGCGGCGAGGGTACTCCCGTGCTTCTCGTGCACGGCTCGGCGCTCTCGCGGTCGATCTGGCGGGGATTCGGATACGTGGCCGCGCTGCAGGATCGCTATCGGGTGATCGCTATCGACCTGCGTGGGCACGGCCGAAGCGGCAAGCCCCACGAGACCGAGGCGTACCGGATGCCGCTCGTCCTCGCGGACATCCTGGCGGTGCTCGACGCGGTCGAGGCGCCCGCGGCTCACCTCTTCGGCTACTCCTTCGGGGCGCGCGCCGGATTCTCTCTCGCCGACAGTCATCCGCATCGACTGCTCTCGCTCATCTCTGCTGGTGGCACGTACCGAGCACCCGGGGGCAGCGTCTCCGAACTCTTCTTCCCCGGCTACGACGGGGCGCTCGGGGCGGGCGGCATGCGCGGCTTCCTCGACGGATGGGCTGCGCACGCCGGCGCACCGATCGATCCACAGACCTCCGCAGCCTTTCTCGCCAACGATCCGCTGGCTCTTCGCGCGTATTTTCGTCGGGTCGAGCTCGAACCGGGCATTCCGGACGCCCGGCTCGCCGAACTCGCCGTGCCGACCCTGCTGCTCGCCGGCACCCGCGATCACGAGCGATATCTCGATTCCGAGCGTGCGGCGACGCTCATGCCGAATGCCACTTTTCGGGCGCTGCCGGGACGGACGCACGGAAACACCCTGCGACCCGCCGCGGAGGTGCTCGACGCCGTGATCCCGTTCCTCGCCTCGCTCGACTGA
- a CDS encoding glucose 1-dehydrogenase, whose translation MSRLTNTVAIITGGARGMGAAHARAFVREGARVVIADVLDDEGRALAEELGAAVRYEHLDVTSEGEWEAVVASTVEAFGTVDVLVNNAGIGNMAAIDKYTLEMWNAVLAVNLTGTFLGVRAVVPVMKAAKHGSIINISSVEGLRGSAGLHGYVASKFAVRGLTKSVAVELGRHNVRVNSVHPGFIVTPMTEQLDFASQQVPLGRPAQPEEVSSLVVFLASEESAYSTGAEFVVDGGMTSAIPHS comes from the coding sequence ATGTCCCGATTGACCAACACCGTCGCCATCATCACCGGTGGTGCTCGCGGAATGGGGGCCGCCCACGCCCGAGCCTTCGTCAGGGAGGGCGCCCGTGTGGTGATCGCCGACGTGCTCGACGACGAGGGCCGGGCCCTTGCCGAGGAGCTCGGCGCGGCCGTGCGCTACGAGCACCTCGATGTGACGTCAGAGGGCGAATGGGAGGCGGTCGTCGCCTCCACCGTCGAGGCCTTCGGCACTGTCGACGTGCTCGTGAACAATGCGGGTATCGGCAACATGGCCGCCATCGACAAGTACACGCTGGAGATGTGGAATGCCGTGCTCGCGGTGAATCTCACCGGTACATTCCTCGGGGTGAGGGCTGTGGTTCCGGTGATGAAGGCCGCCAAACACGGATCCATCATCAATATCTCCTCGGTCGAGGGGCTGCGCGGAAGCGCCGGATTGCACGGCTATGTCGCGTCGAAATTCGCGGTGCGGGGTCTCACCAAGTCGGTGGCCGTGGAACTCGGGCGCCACAACGTGCGGGTCAACTCCGTGCATCCGGGGTTCATCGTGACCCCCATGACCGAGCAGCTCGACTTCGCGAGCCAGCAGGTTCCGCTCGGCCGACCGGCCCAACCCGAGGAGGTCTCCTCGCTCGTCGTCTTCCTCGCCAGCGAGGAGTCGGCCTACTCGACGGGTGCGGAGTTCGTGGTCGACGGAGGGATGACCTCGGCGATTCCACACTCCTGA
- a CDS encoding tetratricopeptide repeat protein, producing MSTELHIELARIFAARNRDNMGPTIAALLQVYEKHPLDPRVLYEVGGAYDTAGDETTALGFYQRAMTGGLDGDVRRRCYLQYGSTLRNLGRLDESVTVFAQARREFPDSVALGAFEALSLHAAGHVNTALGSLLALIADHVHSEEIERYKPALRGNAEYLTSLDSSGSTESAR from the coding sequence ATGAGTACAGAGCTGCACATCGAGCTGGCCCGCATCTTCGCGGCTCGCAACCGCGACAACATGGGGCCGACGATCGCCGCCCTCCTTCAGGTCTACGAGAAGCACCCCCTCGACCCTCGGGTTCTCTACGAAGTTGGTGGTGCGTACGACACCGCAGGCGACGAGACGACGGCCCTCGGGTTCTACCAGCGAGCGATGACCGGAGGGCTTGACGGGGATGTGCGTCGCCGGTGCTACCTCCAATACGGGAGCACTCTCCGCAACCTTGGACGCCTGGATGAGTCGGTGACCGTCTTTGCGCAGGCGCGCAGGGAGTTTCCGGATTCCGTTGCCCTCGGCGCATTCGAAGCACTGAGTCTCCATGCGGCCGGACACGTCAATACTGCCCTCGGCAGCCTTCTCGCCCTGATCGCAGACCATGTGCATTCGGAAGAGATCGAACGCTACAAACCCGCGCTGCGCGGCAACGCCGAATATCTGACATCGCTCGACTCATCGGGATCAACCGAGAGCGCCCGATAG
- a CDS encoding SDR family oxidoreductase has product MNRFTGRTALITGASRGIGLAIAQRLVDEGARVLITARREEALRDAAAQLGSSALWVAGKADDPAHRAEVFDLIGREFGGLDHFVSNAGVNPSFGPTLDTEHSAMAKILEINVMAALDWSRDAVTAGIGARNGSIVNIASIAGISAAPGIGFYGVSKAALISLTTQLAFELAPHIRVNAVAPAVIKTRFAEALYEGREADVASIYPLARLGVPEDVSGVVAFLLSSDAAWITGQTIVIDGGGSIRPVT; this is encoded by the coding sequence GTGAATCGCTTCACCGGCCGCACGGCCCTCATCACCGGAGCGAGCCGCGGCATCGGACTCGCGATTGCCCAGCGGCTCGTCGACGAGGGTGCCCGGGTGCTCATCACCGCCCGCCGGGAAGAGGCCCTTCGCGATGCGGCGGCGCAACTCGGGTCGTCCGCGCTCTGGGTGGCGGGCAAGGCTGACGATCCCGCCCACCGGGCCGAGGTCTTCGACCTGATCGGCCGGGAGTTCGGGGGGCTCGACCACTTCGTGAGCAACGCCGGAGTGAACCCGAGCTTCGGACCGACCCTGGATACCGAGCATTCGGCCATGGCGAAGATTCTCGAGATCAACGTGATGGCCGCGCTCGACTGGTCGCGGGATGCCGTGACGGCCGGTATCGGAGCCCGCAACGGTTCCATCGTGAATATCGCGTCGATCGCGGGAATCTCCGCGGCTCCCGGCATCGGGTTCTACGGGGTCTCCAAGGCCGCCCTCATCTCCCTGACGACCCAACTCGCCTTCGAGCTGGCGCCGCACATCCGGGTGAACGCGGTGGCACCCGCGGTGATCAAGACCAGGTTCGCCGAAGCACTCTACGAGGGGCGTGAGGCGGACGTCGCTTCGATCTATCCACTCGCCCGCCTGGGTGTGCCCGAGGACGTCTCCGGCGTCGTCGCCTTCCTCCTCTCGAGCGATGCAGCCTGGATCACCGGCCAGACCATCGTGATCGACGGGGGCGGGTCCATCCGTCCGGTGACCTGA
- a CDS encoding TetR/AcrR family transcriptional regulator: protein MATSAGVKDAVRTAAVDLFAKNGFANTSVQQIVDAAGVTKGAMYHYFRSKDELLFGIYEHLLTLQGEHLAAIVATGDSTEQKLRAACIDVIETSIEFLDEGTVFFRSAHMLPAEKQLEVKHRRREYNDQFVSLVEAGQREGVYRTDIPRAVLVANFFSDLHYLPQWYSADGPEDGSLIAAQLTDLFLAGIGIPNNSVNTLTKE, encoded by the coding sequence ATGGCGACGAGTGCGGGTGTCAAAGACGCGGTGCGAACCGCCGCGGTCGACCTGTTCGCGAAGAACGGCTTCGCGAACACCTCGGTGCAACAGATCGTGGATGCGGCGGGCGTCACCAAGGGCGCGATGTACCACTATTTCCGCTCGAAGGACGAGCTGCTGTTTGGCATCTACGAGCACCTACTCACCCTGCAGGGTGAGCACCTCGCGGCGATCGTCGCGACCGGGGACTCGACGGAGCAGAAGCTCCGCGCCGCCTGCATCGACGTGATCGAGACCTCCATCGAATTCCTCGACGAGGGCACCGTGTTCTTCCGTTCGGCGCACATGTTGCCGGCCGAGAAGCAACTCGAAGTGAAACACCGTCGGCGTGAGTACAACGACCAGTTCGTGTCGCTGGTGGAGGCCGGACAGCGCGAGGGCGTGTACCGCACCGATATCCCCCGGGCCGTGCTGGTGGCCAATTTCTTCAGCGACCTGCACTACCTGCCGCAGTGGTACTCCGCGGATGGCCCGGAAGACGGCAGTCTCATCGCGGCCCAGCTCACCGACCTGTTTCTCGCCGGCATCGGCATCCCGAACAACTCTGTCAACACCCTGACGAAGGAGTAA